A segment of the Bacillus pseudomycoides genome:
CTTGTTGAAACGATGTAAAATCGATTGGTGGACGTGTATAAAGTTGTGCTCTTTCTTGTTCTCTCTCTTTTAACTCAGCAGCAACTTGTTTATATTTTTTATATTCAATTAACCGCTCCATCAACTCTTGACGAGGATCATCTATAAAATCTTCACCACTATCATGTACATCTTCTTCTTGTTTCGGTAACAGCATTTTACTTTTAATTTGCAATAGCGTTGCAGCCATTACCAAATACTCACTTGCAACATCCAATTGCAATTCTTTCATCGTATGGATATAAGATAAATACTGCTCTGTAATTTCTGCTACAGGAATATTATATATATCGATTTCATAGCGATGAATTAAATGTAACAATAGATCTAAAGGCCCTTCAAAAGCCTCTACTTTAAAATTATATTGCACAAAGCATCCCACCACATTTTTTCTATAACAACATAAGTATAGAGCATACTTATGTTCTATCCAACCTTTTTAAGAAATTTAGTTAAAAATAGACATCTGCCCATGCAACAATGCCCACCCCTTCATATGATAAAAATGTAGTAAGTTCAATGTAGGAGGTAAAAACTATGGGCCATATTGATTGTGGTTTTAACGGCGGTTTCGCTTTACTTGTTGTGCTCTTTATCTTATTAATCATTGTAGGCGCGGCTTGCTTCTGCTAATGCAGAATATAATAAACGACTAGAGAACCTCTAGTCGTTTATTATTTATCCCGCTATTTACGGAGTTCCACTTCATGATACACTGTACATAAGATCATTTAGACAGGAGCGAAAAGAATGTATCCTACTGCATACATACAGTTCTTAATTCATTTTCACGGAGATTACGATTATTTTGAGTGTCACGAAATATTAGAAGAATATTGGAAATTAAAACCTCGAGGAGAACGCGACAACTACTGGGTTGGTTTTATTCAAATAGCAGTTTCTTTATACCATCACAGACGCTCGAATTGGAATGGTTCGATACGAATGATGAAAAGCGCCATTGCTATTTTACAAAAAGAAAATAAACAAGTGCACAAATTAGGTCTAGACCACCAAAAACTTTTAACTATTTTGCAAAAACAATTACAGTCGATTCAAAGGAAAGAACCCTTTACACCTATATTTTTGCCTTTTTCAGATCCTTCTTTAGAAAACAAATGCTTGCAATTGTGTACAGAAAAAATGATTCCGTGGAAAGATGTTCATTCTTTACCTACTGAGTACATTGTCCATAAACATAAATTACGTGACAGAAATGATGTAATTGCTGAACGAAACGAGCAACTACAAAAAAGAAAGCAGAGATGACATGGTTCCTATCTCTGCTTTCATGAATGTATATTCTGTTCAACTTCCTTACACTTTTCGCAAAAACTAGCAGTTTGTTCATTACCACAAACTGTAACACCCTGAAACTTATTTTTTAGTTCTTGTACCATCTTCGTACCAATCCCCATGTGACGATGAGATGGATTCACACTAAGATGTTGAATCTCTAATACATTTTCTTCATTAATTATTCCAACGATCCCAACAAAATCATCATTTTGTTTCCACAAATACAATTGCCAACTATCGTTTTTATCATATTCTTTCATTGTTAATTGTAAAGTTTTCACATCTTTTTCAGTCGGCATAAAAGAAAGTAGCCCCATTGCAATCTTTTCATAACTTTTTTTAAAACGAATTAACATAAGCCTTATCCCTTCTTACAAAAGTTACAAACCACGTATCCCCTCTACCACTATTTCTACATCATATCCATTCTACAATATTTTCACTATAGTGAGAAGGGCTACCAAAACAACTTGATAATCATACAAAGAGAGTTTAGGAAAGTCAACTACATATAAAAATCTTACTATATCCTATGTATATTTACAAAAACTATTTCTTTGTATAACACCTCTATTCTCTACATTATCATTTACTGCACAACCGCCATTAATTCCTCTTTATAACGTAAAAGATTGCTCTCTCCTTTTCAGGTTTATTGTAAAAGAAACTTGAAAAGTTGCCCAAATCATTTTCCATACAAGTAAGCAAAAAAGAGAGCTATATTGCTCTCTTTCCCTTACTCTTCCCAAACTTTAACTTCTTTCATAGCATCGCCTTGACGCATATTTAATACCGTTTCAATACCGCTTGTCACTTTACCAAATACAGTATGCACGCCATCTAAGTGTGGTTGTGGCTCATGAACGATAAAGAATTGGCTACCACCTGTATTACGGCCAGCATGTGCCATAGAAAGTGATCCAACTACATGTCGATGAGGATTCTCATCAGTTTCACATGGAATAGAGTAACCAGGACCACCTGCACCTGTTCCTGTTGGATCTCCGCCCTGACTTACGAAACCAGGAATCACGCGGTGGAATGTAACCTCGTTATAAAATCCTTGGTCTGCTAATTTTTTAAAGTTTTCCACTGTTTTCGGTGCTTCTTCTGGGAAAAATTCTAATTCAATTTTTTCACCATTCTCCATTAATATGTATCCTAAAGTTTTCATAGGTATATGTCTCCTTTCAACTATCTCAGCACTATATTACCATATTCATGTCCAGAAACAAAAAGAATCCGACAATCTGTATACTTCTTTTTTAAAATCAGCAAGAAGATAGATGACAAATTTCAAAAATATACTATAATTACTTTGTTGCCCGCAAATTCCAGAAAGAGAAAGGGAGCGATTTTTCGTGAAAACGAAACTTTTAGCTCTGCTACTAGCTGTTACAGTATTTATGATTCCAACAGCTTCATTTGCAGACGTGATTGAGGGAGAATCAATCGTTACATTAGGAGAAAATTTATCTGAACAACAAAAACAAGATCTTTTAAAAGAAATGAAAGCGCCAAAAGATGCGCAAATTATTACTGTATCTAATGCAGAAGAACATAAATTTTTAGAGGGTATCGTTCCAAAAGCACAAATCGGTACGAGAGCTATTTCCTCTTCTATGATTACGTATACAAAACCAGGATCAGGCCTTATTGTGCGAGCAAAAAACAT
Coding sequences within it:
- a CDS encoding segregation/condensation protein A — translated: MQYNFKVEAFEGPLDLLLHLIHRYEIDIYNIPVAEITEQYLSYIHTMKELQLDVASEYLVMAATLLQIKSKMLLPKQEEDVHDSGEDFIDDPRQELMERLIEYKKYKQVAAELKEREQERAQLYTRPPIDFTSFQQEEETNLPLDVKLYDMLAAFQKLMRRKKSKRPVTTRITRQEIPIEQRMSDILQKLEIAEGRQSFYDLFVDEEREVMVVTFLAILELMKNQQIVIEQEHNFDEIFLTRSKS
- a CDS encoding YjcZ family sporulation protein, which translates into the protein MGHIDCGFNGGFALLVVLFILLIIVGAACFC
- a CDS encoding DUF309 domain-containing protein — translated: MYPTAYIQFLIHFHGDYDYFECHEILEEYWKLKPRGERDNYWVGFIQIAVSLYHHRRSNWNGSIRMMKSAIAILQKENKQVHKLGLDHQKLLTILQKQLQSIQRKEPFTPIFLPFSDPSLENKCLQLCTEKMIPWKDVHSLPTEYIVHKHKLRDRNDVIAERNEQLQKRKQR
- a CDS encoding GNAT family N-acetyltransferase, producing the protein MLIRFKKSYEKIAMGLLSFMPTEKDVKTLQLTMKEYDKNDSWQLYLWKQNDDFVGIVGIINEENVLEIQHLSVNPSHRHMGIGTKMVQELKNKFQGVTVCGNEQTASFCEKCKEVEQNIHS
- a CDS encoding peptidylprolyl isomerase, which produces MKTLGYILMENGEKIELEFFPEEAPKTVENFKKLADQGFYNEVTFHRVIPGFVSQGGDPTGTGAGGPGYSIPCETDENPHRHVVGSLSMAHAGRNTGGSQFFIVHEPQPHLDGVHTVFGKVTSGIETVLNMRQGDAMKEVKVWEE